In the Primulina tabacum isolate GXHZ01 chromosome 7, ASM2559414v2, whole genome shotgun sequence genome, caggtgagttcgatgTCGAGGGGACtagaggtgctgaactctgagtcgGCAGATCTGGTGGACGACACGACCCAaggacctcatgtttttccgcacatttacgattttatgatattgagAGGATATGAGTATTTTATACGCTCTTGTTTTCATTGTTGAATGTTAGGATTTTTAGTCGCTTATTTTCTGTGATATTTTATTGGTGATTacttacgattatttttaaatgatattttgagtaggactacatgcatgcaatttattcaaatgcttattttcaaaatgtgagctttaaaaaaaattccgcacttttcaaatgatagacgTTACAATATaagtttttaaatgttattaaatgtttagttttatgtttaatttaataataattgataGAAATTAGTTAGTGATCATAGTGCAATCTCATAGAgataatattgaaaataagttGAAATGTCATTTTTTACGGAAAAAAATGTTTGTGTAAGggtaatttgaaaaaaaaaatgtatgcataaaatgttgAATGTTTCCGATCTCTCATAAATATTAACTACAATTATACCATGgtaaacaaaaaacaaaagaaaacgtCACAGAGATTTACATAATCTTAGAAACACGTTTCCGGATTCTTAGACCGTAAGTAAAACCCGACTTTACTCACAAGCGTAGCGGTCGTGTGGCACATGAGCACTGTTGAGTGGGCCCCTGCGTGATGATGTGTCGATCTCGAGGCACCGTCGGTGTGCCACGTCATCTGGTTGTAATGTGCATTGTTCGGGTTGTAATGTGTGGCCGGATAGTTGCACGTAAAGGATTATCACTATTAAAATATACGAGGACAATTTTTCATCGATACAATGAAATTTTTTGTCGAAGGTACAATTCAGTCTTTAGCAATGGCCTCATAGATTATGCCAAACTGCCCACGCCCATCACTAAGCATGGTTAATGGGTCCGGAATAGATTCGAATTCAGTCCAATTTAATCTGATTCAATTTCGAACCCATATAATTTATTTCGGGTTGAATCGAATTCAACATCAATAGTGAATCAGATTGAAACCAATTCGGATCTGTTTGAATTAATATCGAAACTAATCAATGACGGATTTTATACAATTATATTAGATAACATATACTCTACACaaagataaatatattttttgggctaaaataattaaattatgaagCTCACATTAAATTATGAAGCCCAATTAAATGATAAGTCCATGACGTACTAATTCTTAATCGATTCAAAACTGATCACTGAGCGCGGAAGAGGAAGAAGAACGTGAGAGGTTGAGATCGTGGCGTGAAAAGCAGGGAACATGGATGATGGGGGTGTGGAGGAGAATCGGCCAGTTGCTAGAAAGAAAAGTAGGCAATCGGCTACAGAGGACACAACTCAACACGCACAAAATCTGCAAAAGCTCTCTGctaaaaattcaattttcaaGCACTAGTTTTTAAGCGTTCCAGCATATTTCTAGCATTCTCTCGTTTTAGATTTCAACAGCTTTATGTTTATATTTCTATGTTTTGTAAATTCTTACagtttattgaaaatataaacaatatCAGGGATTTATTTCTCAAATTCCAATAGTTTTCTTCATTTTGGCGTTATAGTTATTTTAGGAGATTAGAACAGACGATCAAATTTAGGATTCGCTTTCGTTTGTttttagaagttagattttatcattttcaaacAAATCGGTGCAACTTCGCACCTGGCACGCCCGCAAATCTCAAATATTGTGCAAACATATTTTTGGCATGCCCAGTGGGACCGTCACTATGCCgccaagaagaaaagaaaatgtcACTCAGGAGAGCGCGGAGTCTCTGGCTAATCAAGAGGGAACTCAGGTTCAATAGCCGGAGCAACCTGTTGTCGAAACACAGGCTGAAGAAGTAGATCTGCTGCAGATTCCTACTACATACGATCAAGTTTCAAACATGGTGATGGAAGAATTGACTGCCTATAAAGATCTAAGAGATCTCAGTGGCATTATCTAAAACCATGTCTGACTGTTTAATGACTCTACTGAGTAAACCGAATCAGTCTATCCAAGGGGAACAAAATACCATTGTCTAAGAGACTGGTCAGGGAAGCAACCAAGTCCATGAGTTCGACCAGGGAGTTGGAAACTCAAGGGCTGGCGATCCTCGCCGTCCGGAGTTCACTCTCCTGAATCAGCCAGAGAGAAGGTATACACCACCTCACAAGAGAGAAGAAACTTTAGGAGGAAGATCCCAGCCATATCCACGTGCTCATGGAGTGGGGAGCTCGAAACAACCAGTTACTCAAGTGTACAGCGTGACAAATCCTCTATACCAACCAGGAGCTTATGATGACATATCGCACATGGATTATCAAGGAGTAGATGGGGGCTTCCCAGGAGGTAATATTGGTTTAAATGTAGGGTTCCAAGCTCGGGGGGCAAATCATTACCATCACCCACTCCCAGCTCAGAATATTCACATGGTTGATCCAGAAATGGTGAGAGAGGCTGTTCAAGAGCTATATGGGCCGGCCTTGAGGCAGATAGGCCGCCCCAGAATTCCACAAACCCTATCCATATTACATAGACAGTGAATAACCCATATCCAAGGGGTTATAGAGTTCATGATTTCAGCTTATTCTGTGGGGAGGACGGCCAATCGAGCATGGAACATATAGCAGGATTCACCATCCAGTGCAGGGAATTAGCCAACTTGGAGAACTTCAACAATCTAAAGTTGCGGCTATTCCCGAATTCCCTCACTGGGACTGCATTTGCTTGGTATGCCTCACTCCCCAGAAATTCAGTGATGAATTGGCAAGAGATGGAAAGATAATTTCACATTCAATTCTATAGAACAGAGCCAGAAGTGTGCATTGCCGATTTATCCAGAGTCACCCAAAAGAAAGGGGAATCTGTGGAATCTTTCATAGACATGTTCAAAAAGATAAAGAATAGGTGCAAGGTATTCTTACCTGAGACCGAGTTCGTGAAGATGGCACAAAAAGGGCTGGATTTTGAATTAAGAAGAAATTCCAAGGTATAGAATTCTGGGATTTCTTTGAGCTAGCTGCCAAAGTGGCTGAATACGAAGAACTATTGCGGGAAGagtcatacaaaaaaaaaaactgttaTGGGTTCTTATTATCAGGAGGTGGAAGATGTGGCATTGGCAGAAATTCGATCAGCTAGTTCTTGCACAGTTCCCCTGCTAAAAAAGAAGCCAGCcgaacttgaaaagaagaacaACTCCCAACTCCCTAAAGACATGCAGTATACATTCGATGTGTCAAAGACCGAGGAAGAATTCATCACTTTTCCATCTTATCAAAAGATGCCACCTACAGAAGAGCTGAAAGGACGAGAGTATTGTAAGTACCACAACTCTTACAATCATGCTACTAAATCTTGTTGGGCATTCAAGAACATTTCGCAGGACAAAATTAACAAGGGAGTCGTGAAGTTCCCTAATAAACAGGAGTCTATGGCGATGGATGATGATCCTTTTTCCCCCAGTAGCTTTGGTTAATGTGAATGTGACAGATTTGAGGGATCTTCTCAATGAGAAAAGAAGTCGATCTTTTGCAGTGAAAGACCGAGTAATCAAGAAATACTGGATCCCGAAGGGCCAATTGTTTGAAGCTCATGGAAGGCATAGTGCCGATCGAGTACGAACAGTTCAGCAGCGTTTCCTTAGAAATGTTGGTGAATCCACGGCCTATCGGCCGAGGAACCAACATTTCCTTGAAAGACCAGTACCTGAGAATCAAAAGTTCAGAGGGGAATCACCTCGTGAGTAGAGATACTCGGACAGGAGAAACATATGTAGAGTTGAGTCACGAAGGGTGGAAACCAGGAAAATATCAGTTGATCAAGACAGAGAACGACGTGCATATGACATATCAAAAGGAAAAATTATTGAGAGCAGGAGAGTAAAGCCCAGATACGTCCTTCCAGCTAGAGGAGAATTCAGTGAGTCTTGGAGAGTGGCCCAACACAAAAAGTTTCCTAGGCCACTGACTAGGACTCAAAAAAGACGGCTGTTGAGAGAAAGAGCTATTGCAAGAAGAGAGGAGTTCGCTAAGTTGAAAAATGAACCCACTATTGATGTTCTAGTCTACAGTGTGCCAGTGGGGAGTAAATCCAAGTTTGGAAAATCGGTTACTGAGGATAAGTTtgtggaggatgatgatgatttGTTGAGCGAAGAGGATGATCAAATAAGAAAAACAATTAATTTTCGCGTTGGAGAGTTTCACATCACTGTAGATTGTGCCACAGGAATGGTGATACTACGAGAGAGGTTTAAAATGATGGAAGAAGAGGATGGGGAGTTGATGCCCTAGGAATCAGTGCAAAAGAAAAAGCATGCAAATAAACTACCTAAGGGGAGTTCAAGAGTGATTATCCAGGAGGGCCACCCAAATAAGCCTCAACAGGTAATACTTGAGAAACCTACACCGGCCATGACCAATCACATAAGGCCATTGTACATCAAAGCCCATGTCAATGGGAAACCAGTATCTAGGGTCTTGATTGACAATGGCTCAGCTGTGAATGTTCTTCTAGTAAGAGTGTTGAAAAGTCTGGGCAAAAATGAAGAAGATTTGATCCTACTAAGGTTTCTGTTGCTGCGTTTACCGGGGAAACAACCAAGACCATTGGAGTACTCCCCGCTGATGTTACTGTAGGGATCATGTCGTCTTTATGTGCATTTTTGTGGTGAACTCCTCCGCCAACTTCCAAGCGTTGTTAGGCAGAGATTGGATCCATGCAAACCAGTGCATCCCATCCTCAATGCACCAACTGTTGTTATTTTGGAAAGAGGATGATGTGGAAGTTGTAGAAGCGGATGGACAGCCGTTCCAAACAAGTGCAAGTACAGTGGAGGCCAGATATTACAATGGGGATTTTGGGTCTATCAAAATTCGTAGCAAAAGCAATAAAGAAAATCCATTGTACATGCAAACACCAACTCCAAGCTCGGTGTTGGAAAGAATTCCTCAAGCCTACTGTTATCGTGCCACCTAGGCCGATAATTCAACCGCTGATTGAGGAGGTTGATGATTAATTTGAACCAAAAAAGAAAAGAGGTAGCTGCAACCTCTATATGGAAGGCACATGTGCAGCAGGTATTGAACAAATTAGAAGAGGAGGAACCATGGGACACCTATAGAACTGAGGTTGTCCAAGAAGAAGAATACGAAGATGATGAACTTCAAGTTGATGAATTATTGATGGCGCCATAATGGAGGATGGCCAACACGAAGTACAAGACCCGTTGGAAGAGATTAACTTGGGGGAGTTTGAGAATCCAAAAGTAGTGTATGTGAGTAAGCTACTGGAAGAGCAGTTGAAGCAAGATTTGATCAGTACTTTGAAGGAGTACAAAGATTGTTTTGCATTGAGTTATGATGACATGCCAGGGTTGGACCGAAAATTGGTCGAACACTGACTTCCACTCAAAGAAGGTTTCAAACCATTTCAACAGCCATCTCGTCTCATGTCAAAAGAAGTCGAGTTTAAAGTGAAAGAAGAAGTTGAGAAATTGTTAAAGGCCAAGTTTATAAAACCAATCAGATATACCGAATGGCTTTCGAATATTGTGCCAGTCATGAAAAAGAATGGCAAGGTCAGAATATGCATCGACTTCCGAGACTTGAACTGTGCAACTCCCAAAGATGTATATGTGATGCCAATACCTGATATATTGATTGATTCCGTGGCGAGGCATGAGTTGTTATCCTTCATGGATGGATTCTCAGGCTACAATCAGATCAAAATAGCAGAAACTGACACTCACAAGACTGCATTCAGATGTCCAGGAGCTGTTGGTACGTTTGAATGGCTTGTTATGCCATTCGGGCTAAAAAACGCAGGAGCCACGTATCAAAGGGCTATGAACTCGATCTTTCATTATATGATAGGACATCATATTGAAGTGTATATAGACGATATTGTTGTGAAATCCAAACAAGCTGCTGATCATATTGAACACTTGAGGAAAAGCTTCCAACGAATGAGGCAACATGAGTTAAAGTTAAATCCATTGAAATGTGCCTTTAGTGTGAAAGGGGGAAACTTTTTGGGATTTCTTGTACATCAGAGGGGAGTTGAAGTGGATAAAAACAAGGCCAAAGCTATTATGGAAGCAAATCCGCCTAGAAACAAGAAAGAGTTGCAACGCTTCCTTGGGCAAGTGAATTACTTGAGGCGTTTTATTTCTAACCTTGCAAGGAAGACGAAGGAGTTTTCACAGCTGTTGAAGCTCAAAGACAGCGGGGAGTTTAAATGGGAAGAGTCGCATTAGAAAGCTTTTGATGTGATCAAGGGATATTTATCTAACCCACCTGTTCTTATGCCTCCCAGGTATGGAATGCCCCTTAAATTATACATATCTGCTGCTCATGAATAAATTGGATGTCTACTAGTTCAAAATAATCATGAAGAAAATGAACAAGCCATCTATTATTTGAGTAGATTCCTTACTCCAGTAGAGGTGAAATACTCTGTAATTGAGAAGTTGTGCTTAACACTGTATTATGCTTGTATTAAGTTAAGACATTATTTGATTCAATCAAGAGTGTTGTGGTAGCTAAAATCGACTTGATTAAATATATGCTCAATAGACCCATTCTCTCCGGGCGGATTGGAAAATGGTCTTTAGCATTGGCCGAGTTTACATTGACATACTACCCCCAAAAATCAGTAAAAGGCCAAGCTATAGCCGATTTTTTAGCTGATCATCCTTCACTTGATGAGTTCATTGGAGAGCAGGTTGGTTTTCCAGTTTGTGGAGTGGAAGTTCGACCATGGGAGTTGAAGTTTGATGGATCAAGTACAGAAACAGCAGCTGGAGCTGGTATTGTGATCACCTCCTCAAGAGGTGTGAAAACCGCTCTATCTTTTAATTTGGATTTTCCATGCACCAACAATCAGGCGGAATACGAAGCATTGGTTATTAGATTGGAAATTCTGAAAGATTTAGGGGCGAAAGAATTGTTAATAACAGGGGATTCTCAGCTAGTACTCAAACAGCTGTCAGGGGAGTTCAAATGCACAAGTTTGTCCTTGGCTCCATACTATACTGTTGCATCCCAACTTCTAGATGAATTTGAATAAATATCATTAGTACACGTCCCAAGACAAGAAAACTGGGAGGCAGACGAGTTGGCACAGGTTGCTTCGGGATTGAAGATGTCTCCAGAACTTACACACAGACTAGtgttgattcagaagaaaaaccACCCTTCAATTCAGCAAAGAGGGATTCAGGTAGATACGCTCAACTTGGATATAAACTTAGCTGGTGACAGGAGGGATGACATGAAACAGGTGCTAGAATCAACAGGGAGAGATATTCCACATGGTTTAAAAATGAGTGCTCTTAATTACGTTTTAGTGGAGAGAGATTTGTACAGGAAAGGTTTAGATGGTCTGCTCCTCAGATGCATAGGTTTCCAGAGGCATTGGAGATCATGAAGCAAGTTCACGAGGGAGTGTGTGGAGCGCATCAATCTGGAGTAAAGATGAGATGGTTGATAAGGAGGTATGGCTACTATTGGCCATCCATCCTGAAAGATTTGCATCAAATATGCTAAAGGATACCAGCCATGTCAGAAACACAggaatatccaaagaattccgGCGGACGAGCTCCACAGCGTTGTCAAACCATGGCCGTTCAAGGGTTGGGtgatgcgaatcctcgtacgaatgaaaggcaagcacgaatataaaAATcgtaccctcaattcaataacaaacaaggaacgattatgttgtcccgatcttttgaaacaagtaacaaTTTTgagatattcacctctaagcgattataacttagcaacaaatatcaacgataaaacaattgaatttcaaacgaaccttcaaagtacttgttttgacaatccgtgcgaaaaacaatcgacaaacgccacaaagatgcaatctttgataagtttgattttgataaacacaaagcacaagccttgcaaattgagagaaatctccaataatttgatatcaatcttcaatgatttcgttcatcccccttacaatacattatataaataataaaaataagaaaagttgtgtgaaaaggcttaaataagataactagcaactttgacacggaagtgcgccaaaagaccgctggtgcggtgcttgtttgacaacgggtgcggtgtagcttcggcaatagaccgcgggtgcgctaatgatttgaccgcgggtgcggtgcagcttcgggaaattttcttaaatttgattatcatagaccgcgggtgcggtctctgcTTTAGCGCGGTTGtgctggaccttcggcaattgcacttgaataacattccaaagacttccattgttgtgtccatgttcTCCAAACTCCTTTAAattagacaccccatttgtaGAACTTTCTttgtagctcatcatgagtccttgaagtgcttctttaaacttcttgctacatctcctcgttataggtccttcggtatattctttgttgaactccaccactttcttgaatatgcttgattcatcatctttttTCATAATCAAGTTTGAAAGTCCAAAACAACAACTCCACTTAAATCTTCCCACAAACATTTGCACACAGTGcctagccagattcatatcatactccccttcttcaaaaagatttgtcctcaaatcttgtctacctacgcaaaaacgaagcaagttagtaataacaaaatttatatgaccaacatgcttaccttcaggttcaagtttgtaggtgctattgTTTGCTCGCTCCTTTTGCACTGGAAATCCCAACATCCCCGTTGCCTTTCCtataaactcatcaactttaccacataccaaataataaatgacaccaaatgataaaataccattaagtatcacaaaaataaggtttctccccttcttagacctagttaacacacaaatgaaatccatacacgtgtacgaccatagcttACTAGGAATAAGACATAGTTCATGCACGATATAAGAATTTAACTTAGATGCCCTTTCCCCATATCCAATGCACCCTTCACTACACCTTTTaacatacctcttcatatgcaacaaacacatataatcatgcattttatcaaAGTTAAAGACAGCACTATATGCATCACCAGCgcgtaactcatgcaatgaatttagaataaacaatttatcctccttaaaattgtattcATTATGATCATAAAAACTCTTACGTgcaatgcatgtttcacaattccactcaatatacctcctcatatgcaaccatagtaaaaattcatgcatcatatCTATGGCTCTAGTTACTTCATGGCTATCAATTAAACACATGTCATGTGCCTCAATATCAAGCAACAACTCATGCAATGGATGtaggatgaaaattttattttctttaaatatgtattcatcatgaacaaagaaataatcatgttcatccttgcaCCTATCAAAACCTTCATCAaaccaacataaatcatgcaaatagaacacactaaatgtattatccatgtaatcttcacaaccattaccaatcaaatataaatcacGGAAATATGACACACTATATGTACTATCCATGCAATCATTTAATTCATCACAAGAATTTAGGTCTAATGCAAGTGAACTCTTGTAGCAAACAATTCCTACTAATTTAGTAACTCGTTGAAAATCAAAGTTCATAAAAAGTACATGCATTTCATCAATAGTCTCACATCCATAACAACCAAGGAATAAAGACAAATTGACACCCGGTCCTCTAACCACCAAACTTGCAACCCGTTctacaaattcttgaaaacaaagCAATACAACTTTAAAGTAAGGaagaaagtcatacctcatagtTGTTGTGTTGGCAACTAAACTTACCTCATCGCGATGGTACTTGTATTCTCGAGGCTCGGACCCCTTGGGTTCTCCCTTTAGTAAAACTCACTTGTCTCCTTGGTATGACAACCCCAAgaacctgcaaataagaaatagcaatgctcggaattgaaccggctatatcatcaccataacaataaaccactttgtacaaaggtacatgaaatggtttatgcaagaataagcatctctccatctcactcttttgggccataaagttctttttctttttattttctttggcctctttttcttgttctttttcttttatctcattcttttcttctctttttatttctatggtcatctcactcttttgttcactcATTCTTTCGACCATATCACATTTTTTTCGACTCTTTTCAATACATTTcaattgatcatcaataatttcttttcgtttcaattgagcaaaagaaatatgtttttcttcaaatgttttgaGCAACAAAGTTTCTTCTTGCCTATTCTCCTCCTCTTTAATAGACAAATCACACATTTCTTTACCACTCAATGATTCACTTTCCACTATACACAATTTAACATCATTAGACTCATCAACTTGTGGAATACTATCATCAACAACTTTCTCAACCAAAACCTCAAATTCAGATTCTTCTACAACCTCAACTTCATGTTCAAATTCTCCAACAatctcaacctccacttgagatttaagTTCAACCAACGACTCTACTACTGTCAGCTCCTTACGTTGACATTGGCTAGTATCatgcccaaattttaaacaccaacaacatataatatcaaaagtactagaatttgagtttttacttgtaccttgatattcatatttgctagcttcacATCTCGACTGCTCCATTGGACTAGCAATGATTTTCTCTCCCCGGTTGCTACACCCACTACTCTCCTCACATCCCCTATCATCATCACGATGCAAATACAATgatctattccctccaaatcttctacgtcgcctatcctcatcatatTGCCTATCATGTATTTCCTCTTCTTCACTCCGCCTATACCTCtcacgtagaggcttaaactccttctcccatattctatccaaccctctcaacattgtttgaaattgacatTCGTgaaccattatacctgcaagaaaaggttagtaaaataataaagaataagttttctcaccacgaatcctcactggtcactccaatgaaaaattcactcgactctttttttttttctcactacaaaatactcaccggtcactcgaaagaaataacgctcgcactcaagtgttttcactcaaatttgatagttctttctaagatgtgctcaagctttgtacttgtatatcaaaccaatcagactcaactcgtggacactcgcaactgtctcacttagaCTGTGCAAAGCcaagaaatttgatatttttttttattgtactcgaaaatatatGGTGCACTCGAAAATTCCAAGGAACAAacacagaattttcgaaaattcacagATACACAAAAACTAAGAACGATAGGATAacgcagatctgaaaacagaaacgaaaggataacacagatctgaaaacagaacaaaggataacacggatctgaaaacagaaacgaaaggataacactgATCTGAAAACACAACGAAATTTTataaagatctgaaaatagaaacgaaaggataacacagatctgataacagaacggattttttttttatttttatttttttagacagatctgaaaatgaagaacaagatacttacttgaattcaatgagccaaagctctgataccaaatgatgcgaatcctcgtacgaatgaaaggcaagcacgaatatagaaatcgcaccctcaattcaataacaaacaaggaacgattatgttgtcccgatcttttaaaacaagtaacgattttgtgatattcacctctaagcgattataacttagcaacaaatatcaacgataaaacaattgaatttcaaacgaaccttcaaagaacttgttttgacaatccgtgcgaagaacaatcgacaaactccacaaagatgcaatctttgataagtttgattttgataaacacaaagcacaagccttgcaaattgagagaaatctccaataatttgatatcaatcttcaatgatttcgttcatcgcccttacaatacattatataaacaataaaaataagaaaatttgtgtgaaaaggcttaaataagataactagcaacttttacacggaagtgcgccaaaagaccgcgggtgcggtgtagcttcggcaatagaccgcgggtgcgctaatgatttgaccgcgggtgcagtgcagcttcgggaaattttcttaaattttattatcatggaccgcgggtgcggtccctgcttTAGAGCGGTTGtgctggaccttcggcaattgcacttgaataacattccaaatacttccattgttgtgtccatgttccccaaactcctttaaattagacaccccatttgtaGAACTTTCTTTGTaactcatcatgagtcctttaagtgcttctttaaacttcttgctacatctcctcgttataggtccttcggtatattctttgttgaactccaccacttgcttgaatatgcttgattcatcatcttttatcataatcaagcttgaaagtccaaAACAACAACTCTACTTAAATCTTCCCCCAAACATTTGCACACAGTGcctagccagattcatatcattgGGCCATGGACCTAATAGGGAAAATCTACCCGGTATCATCTAAATGCCACTCATTCATCCTTGTGGACACAGATTTTTTCACCAAATGGGTAGAGGCAGTGCCTTTGAAGAAAGCAGAACAAGGCGATGTCATTAACTTTGTGAAAGAGAATATTATtcatagatttggaattccagAGTCCCTGACCACGGATCAGGGAACTATGTTTACTAGTTCAGATATGAAGGAATTCGCAGAAGACTAATGAATCAAGTTGAGAAATTCATCCCCTCATTACCCACAATCCAATGGACAGGTCGAAGCATCGAACAAAGTTGTAATAAAGATTTTACAGAAAATGATGGAAGAAAATCCCAGGGATTGGCCACGGTTATTATCAGAAACTTTGTGGGCATACAGAACATCCAAGAGGAGTGCCACTGGAGTGAGCCCTTTTTCCCTTACCTTTGGCCACGATGCAGAGCTCCCGTTGGAGATTATGGTGCCATCAATGCGAGTGGCAAGGCAAAATGAACTTTTCCTGGAACATTATAATGAAGCAATGATCATGGAGTTAGAAGAACTGGATGAGCTGAGAATCCAAGCGTACAATGCTCTGCTGTTATAAAAATAGAAAGTTGCAAGAATCTACAACAAAAGGGTTAACAAGAAAATCTTCCATGAAGAAGAAATAGTGTGGAAGGCTATATTGCCTCTAGGAACAAAGGATAGGGAGCTGGGCAAGTGGTCTCCCAATTGGGAGGGACCATTCAA is a window encoding:
- the LOC142550558 gene encoding uncharacterized protein LOC142550558, which translates into the protein MLNRPILSGRIGKWSLALAEFTLTYYPQKSVKGQAIADFLADHPSLDEFIGEQVGFPVCGVEVRPWELKFDGSSTETAAGAGIVITSSRGVKTALSFNLDFPCTNNQAEYEALVIRLEILKDLGAKELLITGDSQLVLKQLSGEFKCTSLSLAPYYTVASQLLDEFE